The Gymnogyps californianus isolate 813 chromosome 5, ASM1813914v2, whole genome shotgun sequence DNA segment TTGGTGCAGGGCAAACAATCCACAGCTATATTCCCTTCTGTCACGTTACTCCAGAGCGTCCCCAAAGTGATGGGCCGTGGCCAGATGCAGAGAACCCCCTGAGTATTGAAAGCATTGCTTGACAGACCTGTCATGCTCTCTGCTACATAAACTAGAACGAAATGTCTCTGTGAAAGAAGTTTTAGAAATTGATGCAAGTTCTGTAATAAAATGTGAATAGACTCACCGGGAAATTAATCCCCTGAGAAACAGGTCAGAGGGGAATGGAGCAAACATAGTGAATGTTTTTGTCTGGCAGGAACTTCATggatttcctttgcttttgatttcagcAGATCAAGCAGTGACTTTCACGAAAAGGAAGCACAACAGAAAGAAGCCCTGAGCCCTCCATTCCTGTTCTGCAGCGTCAGGAAGAACAGTACAAAGTAAATTCTGTTCTCCTGCGCAGATCTGAAACTGAGGATTTTACTGACCAAGAggaactctctctctctctcactacAACCCCCTCCTTTTGATTCAGAACTTAATGTATGGACAATATTACTTTGAAATTGAGATCACTAGCAAATTTTCCAGGTCCCTAGAAGATTCCCTGAATATTAGCATCTCAACTAAGTAGAATCAAAACTTTCATCTAACAATGTTCATTCtactttccttctccatctccttttcttccttccatctctctttcctttttattcccttccttttcttccttctctcttctccttcattACATGCATGGCTCTCCATCCACATTTCATCCCTTGGTAGTGTTACAAACCCTTCGCTGACAGAGTTTTGTCTCTGCTAGACAGACAGAGCCACTCATCACTGTTCCTCACctgttctttctcttaaaacaccacacacacaaaaggccTTTCAAAATAGGTCCCCAAGTTCATGCCTACCTCTTAAGATAGGACTATAGCACTGGCACCCACTGGACTACAGAGTCCTCTCAGAGAATTACTGTAGCTCCCAGTGCATTTTCTCTTCAGCCTCCTAATGGCCTTTATTTAGGAAAAACCTTCTCGAGGGTACTCACAATACAGGGCCTTTAAGAAAGAGCACTGCTTTTTCACAGCCAAGTGACTTCTACCTATTTTGGCAAGCAGAATCAGAGAGGGAACCCAAGTCTCACGTTACAGACTCGGCAGCCCATGTCTGACCACGCTGCAGTCACCTGTAACTGCCCCTGCCCTACTCTCTGCCAAGCCTGTAAATCAGCTAAAACATAGGCAGACTTCAGAAGTCCCTCACGTTTATTATGCTTCATCGGGAGTCCGAAGGTGTGTTAGCTTCAGACAGAAAACTGGTCATTTTGAACAATGTAAGGAACCTGCCTGTTCTGGGGTACCGAGTCTTGGTGTATTAAAGGCTCCCATTAGTCTGGGACACTACAGACATGCCCGGCAGGTACTTATAGCTGCCTGGACCATTCCACATCCCAGCACAATGGAAATCCAGTTCATGTCTCCTAGGCATCTGATACTGTAACCCAGCAAGAGCCAGGTTTCCAAGCCCAGCAGCTTATCATACCCTCCTCGCTGGGGCCATAGGAGCAGTCACTCCAAGAAGGTGCAGAGCCAATACTGGCATcgggtgtttcttttttcctcccctcaaaGCAGCTTCAGACAAAGCAGAAGAACTTCTTCCAGCGGCACTTGGAGAGAGTTTTGATGCCTTTGGCAGtcatcttcttttcctgccGTGCTTTGTGCTCAACACCGCTGACAATGGCCATGTCGAAAACTTCTTTGAGGTTCTTCTGGGTCAGTGCTGAGCATTCCAGGTAGGCTTCAGCCCGGATTTTGTCAGCTAGACCTTCTGCCTGAGGCCGGGGCACAGGCTTCACGTGGTAGCGATCCAGGCTGATGAGGACATTGACATCGTCCCGCAGGTCTGCCTGCgtccccaccagcagcaccgGTGCCCGGGGGTTGTGAGTTCGTATCTCAGGGATCCATTTCTCAGTAATGTTTTGGAAGGAACTTGGGTTTACCACGCTGAAGCAGACAAGGAAGACGTCAGTGTCGGGGTAACAAAGCGAGCGCAAACAGTCAAAGTCCTCCTGTAGAaaatggagggggggaaaaaagaagtcttcaCTGGACTGATCTCCTAACAGCATGACGCTGCAGTGGCTTTTTCACATTAACTAGGACAGCAACACCCTCAGAGGCAGGGCATGGTGCAGCGTTAAACACTGCCTTCCTCAGAAGCCTGCAAACAGTCTCTGTCCCACAGGACCAGAGCTAACAGTTGCTCTGATAGAGCTTACCTGTCCAGCAGTGTCCCACAGCTGGATCCGGACTGGGGCTCCATCCACCAGGACCTGCACTGTAGCAGAAAGAGAATAAGGATGAGTCTAAGGGAGTTGCCCAGCATACACACATACAGTCATACAGGTTTTTCCCCAGAGCACTCTGTTTTGTATCCCACTGAACAGACTTGCTGAAGTCACTCAAGTCTGTCCTCCTTGCTAAGCATCCTCCCAAACCTCAGTAAAACAGCTGAAGCTTGCACTGGGAACATTAAGAGACCTGCAATAGACTTTCTGATTTGGTTATCCCTCAGGTGTTTTGGGCTCTTCtccagtattttgaaagaattgTTCCATATTACTGGACAATTGCTTCTCTAAAGAAGAGCCCTTACGCAACGGTGCCCTGAGAACAACTTGTTCTTCTTCCACAACCCAAGAAAGCAGATAAGGATAAACACAAACTGAGAACTTCAGCAACTTGTGCCTAGCTTTTTGGCCCAGAATGGAAATTCAAATCAGTCTTCATTAAACAAGCTACTGGAGATTTTTCCCATCCAGGCCAGAAAtttggccttaaaaaaaaaagtgtttctgtgaGTGTCCTAGCTAAGGAAAAACGAAGACCTAAATCCAACTTTGAAATGAAGAAGCTATTAAGGAAACAGTGATGAGTGAAATCCCCCTCAGAGACTACCCATACACTGAAAAACTGCTGAGTTACACATGTAAGGTCTGCTCCCACTTCACTCCCTAATCACAGTAAGCCTTCATGTGGTATCAGCTGACTCAGACTGAGGGCTGGCAGGACCTCTGATGGAAATCTGGAATGAAACTGTTAGATGTTTAAGCGCATAGACACCACAGAGACTGGCTAGGAACcgaggaaaaggagaaaggggtTGGGGGAGCTGGAAAGTCCTGACAATGTGGAT contains these protein-coding regions:
- the RHOV gene encoding rho-related GTP-binding protein RhoV, with protein sequence MDWEPLRMSVQLGKYALWLLPACSNSLVGSEELAPPSPRCRCHAPQELLDYSPALRRHSPPRGSGPELGIKCVLVGDGAVGKTSLVVSYTTNGYPDEYQPTALDTFSVQVLVDGAPVRIQLWDTAGQEDFDCLRSLCYPDTDVFLVCFSVVNPSSFQNITEKWIPEIRTHNPRAPVLLVGTQADLRDDVNVLISLDRYHVKPVPRPQAEGLADKIRAEAYLECSALTQKNLKEVFDMAIVSGVEHKARQEKKMTAKGIKTLSKCRWKKFFCFV